A window of Eubacterium sp. 1001713B170207_170306_E7 contains these coding sequences:
- a CDS encoding trimethylamine methyltransferase family protein, with product MKQSYNFAAKEELELIHAHSLRLLEETGVVFYCDEALEVFKKHGARVDGETVFIEEKMLNAALKTIPKTYEWYGRNGSVTLGDGKPIYASSYGPMYVYEDDAYHFPTPEDFANFAKLDQSSRVVTIGNPNNMDMPQIKPEDRSNYAMAATLMYLDKPLMGMVDGRKSATDCLEMVRRFYGLDASDKRCVVSGLINVASPFHYSQAMCEGLMKYASEGQATFVTSAGMSGLTVPDTLAGHILVANTEILAGVVLTQLINPGVPVVYGLQGLGSDLRYTVGTMGSPEQSLIFQTAKSLANFYGMPVRTGGLMNDAKDMDIQSGVESFNSGYAAIQSGVDVMLLSCGMLDSVNTISYDKYIYDEEMIQSIERFVRGYEVTEETLQFNKIQKAGPGGDFLGRTTRLYRNDYFMPDICNRLSHGNWVAAGQPTIKSRTKAAYQKRLEEYVMPEMDQDQKALIEKYISKEHWY from the coding sequence ATGAAACAATCTTATAATTTTGCGGCAAAGGAAGAGCTGGAGCTGATCCACGCACATTCATTGAGGCTTCTGGAGGAAACCGGTGTTGTTTTCTACTGTGATGAAGCCCTGGAGGTTTTTAAAAAGCACGGCGCGCGTGTTGACGGAGAGACGGTTTTTATTGAGGAAAAAATGCTGAACGCGGCGCTTAAGACCATCCCGAAGACCTACGAATGGTACGGGCGGAACGGGTCGGTTACCCTGGGCGACGGCAAGCCCATCTATGCCTCCAGCTATGGCCCCATGTACGTGTACGAGGACGATGCCTATCACTTTCCAACCCCAGAGGATTTCGCGAATTTCGCCAAGCTTGACCAGAGCAGCAGGGTGGTGACCATCGGCAATCCCAACAACATGGATATGCCTCAGATCAAGCCCGAGGACCGGAGCAATTACGCCATGGCGGCCACGCTCATGTATCTGGACAAGCCGCTTATGGGCATGGTTGACGGCCGGAAAAGTGCCACAGACTGCCTGGAGATGGTCCGCCGCTTCTACGGTCTGGATGCCTCCGATAAGCGCTGCGTGGTATCCGGGCTCATCAACGTGGCTTCACCCTTTCACTATTCCCAGGCCATGTGTGAGGGACTGATGAAGTACGCGTCAGAGGGACAGGCGACCTTTGTGACCTCGGCAGGCATGAGCGGCCTGACTGTTCCCGATACCCTTGCCGGACATATTCTGGTGGCAAACACCGAAATTCTGGCCGGCGTCGTGCTGACACAGCTCATCAACCCGGGAGTTCCGGTGGTCTACGGCCTCCAGGGCCTTGGCTCAGACCTGCGCTATACTGTGGGCACCATGGGCAGCCCGGAACAGTCGCTGATCTTCCAGACAGCCAAATCCCTCGCGAACTTTTACGGTATGCCGGTCCGCACCGGCGGCCTCATGAACGACGCCAAAGACATGGATATCCAGTCCGGCGTCGAATCCTTCAACAGCGGCTATGCCGCCATCCAGTCCGGTGTGGATGTCATGCTCCTGTCCTGCGGCATGCTGGACTCGGTCAACACCATCAGCTATGATAAATACATCTACGACGAGGAAATGATCCAGTCCATCGAGCGTTTTGTCCGCGGCTACGAGGTAACAGAGGAAACCCTGCAGTTTAACAAAATACAGAAGGCCGGCCCCGGCGGCGATTTCCTCGGAAGAACCACCCGGCTGTACCGCAACGATTACTTTATGCCGGATATCTGTAACCGCCTGTCCCACGGAAACTGGGTAGCGGCAGGACAGCCCACCATCAAAAGCCGGACCAAAGCCGCTTATCAGAAGCGCCTGGAGGAATACGTGATGCCTGAAATGGATCAGGATCAGAAGGCGCTGATTGAAAAGTACATTTCAAAGGAACACTGGTATTAA
- a CDS encoding TetR/AcrR family transcriptional regulator gives MAKKRDKNEIYNKLLSETKNLFKQNGYDGTSMRDIAAAAGVNVSLTYYYFPDGKYTIAKMMCDDFSRKCAKAMHDYLDDQDPLLYSLVFYRCILRELLSSKNDLDFYIETWMDADYISPPLFLFTYNAFQDMNRTEDYQFSEKLGIKSNGIWTALNKAKISGTIEISYEEIRDETDIARMLMMGLSYQEAREYIGRAEKELAQIPVMHYTIL, from the coding sequence ATGGCAAAAAAAAGAGATAAAAATGAAATCTATAATAAGCTCTTAAGTGAAACCAAAAATCTGTTTAAGCAAAATGGCTATGACGGAACCTCAATGCGTGATATCGCTGCGGCAGCAGGCGTAAATGTGTCCTTAACCTACTATTATTTTCCAGATGGAAAGTACACCATTGCAAAAATGATGTGTGATGATTTTTCAAGAAAATGCGCTAAAGCAATGCATGATTATCTGGATGATCAGGACCCCTTGCTCTACTCTCTTGTTTTTTACCGCTGCATATTGCGTGAACTGCTCAGCAGTAAAAATGATTTAGATTTTTATATTGAAACCTGGATGGATGCAGACTATATATCACCGCCATTATTTCTGTTTACCTATAACGCCTTTCAGGATATGAACCGGACTGAGGACTATCAATTCTCCGAAAAACTTGGCATTAAGTCCAATGGAATCTGGACTGCTCTGAACAAGGCAAAAATTTCCGGTACCATCGAAATCTCCTACGAAGAAATACGTGATGAAACAGATATTGCCCGCATGCTGATGATGGGACTTTCCTATCAGGAAGCCCGGGAGTACATTGGCAGGGCTGAAAAAGAGCTCGCTCAGATACCAGTTATGCATTATACAATTTTGTAA
- a CDS encoding trimethylamine methyltransferase family protein has protein sequence MYPNRNLYEKYITKDEIELIHEYTLKILSEVGVVIESDYAAEVFAKNGARVEGHKIFIDEALLKKGLSTVPKEFDIYSPSGKLTLGESAPTICAGPVAPTTIQDFENNTYRPANLKDVEQYYILQETSKVISMPTHSCQNTDDLDKSGDDFHTPQVAMGLKYCQKPIYQGNTITPINYKKGSLVEANRKLVKLHREFYDIWDKPVTMSNCCVLSPLAIGAEVVDTIVGAVIENQPVIIISCSMTNLTCPPTLASAIVQDNANILAGIVLTQLISPGVGAVYGSVTSPTDMRNVQLATGAPEAVLMQMGLVAMGRYYNLPVRSGVSATTAVDLDFQCGAESMMTLMTGMLGKTDFILNAAGAYGGYNLGSLENFVLDEENIAYLKRLNEGLDITEDKLYFDLIAKTGPRGNFLKGRTPKDYRRENYFPNIFIREGGSPADVIEKNGNLAARARKVVNERLESYELPDVTTTQKKLLNEYLPKGYKYDL, from the coding sequence ATGTACCCAAACCGTAATTTATATGAAAAATATATCACAAAAGACGAAATTGAACTGATCCACGAATATACCCTGAAAATTTTATCCGAGGTCGGCGTGGTCATCGAGAGCGACTATGCCGCAGAGGTGTTCGCAAAGAACGGCGCCCGCGTTGAGGGGCACAAAATTTTCATCGACGAAGCCCTTTTAAAGAAAGGCCTTTCCACAGTGCCAAAGGAATTTGATATTTACAGCCCGTCTGGCAAGCTGACCCTTGGCGAAAGCGCGCCGACCATCTGCGCCGGACCAGTTGCCCCCACGACCATACAGGATTTTGAGAACAATACCTACCGCCCGGCCAATTTAAAGGACGTTGAGCAGTACTATATTCTCCAGGAGACCAGCAAGGTGATCAGCATGCCGACCCACTCCTGCCAGAATACCGACGACCTGGATAAATCCGGCGATGACTTCCACACCCCGCAGGTAGCCATGGGGCTCAAATACTGTCAGAAGCCCATTTATCAGGGCAACACCATCACTCCCATCAATTACAAAAAAGGCTCCCTGGTCGAAGCAAACCGGAAGCTGGTCAAGCTGCACCGCGAGTTTTACGACATCTGGGATAAGCCGGTGACCATGTCCAACTGCTGTGTGCTCTCGCCGCTGGCCATCGGCGCAGAGGTCGTTGACACCATTGTGGGCGCGGTGATTGAAAACCAGCCGGTGATCATTATCTCCTGCTCCATGACCAACTTGACCTGCCCGCCGACGCTGGCCAGCGCCATTGTGCAGGACAACGCCAACATCCTGGCCGGCATTGTGCTGACACAGCTCATCAGCCCGGGCGTGGGCGCGGTTTACGGCTCGGTTACCTCACCCACCGATATGCGCAACGTGCAGCTGGCCACCGGTGCGCCGGAAGCGGTGCTCATGCAGATGGGCCTGGTCGCCATGGGCCGTTACTACAATCTGCCGGTGCGCTCCGGTGTATCCGCCACCACTGCCGTTGACCTGGATTTCCAGTGCGGCGCGGAATCCATGATGACCCTTATGACCGGCATGCTCGGCAAAACCGATTTTATCCTGAACGCGGCCGGCGCTTACGGCGGCTATAATCTGGGCTCTCTTGAGAACTTTGTTTTGGATGAGGAAAACATCGCTTATTTGAAACGTCTTAACGAGGGACTGGACATCACCGAGGACAAGCTGTATTTTGACCTTATCGCAAAGACCGGCCCGCGCGGCAATTTCTTAAAGGGCCGTACGCCAAAGGATTACCGCAGGGAAAACTACTTCCCAAACATCTTTATCCGTGAAGGCGGTTCCCCGGCAGATGTTATTGAAAAGAACGGCAACCTGGCCGCCCGCGCCCGCAAGGTCGTCAACGAGCGTCTTGAAAGCTACGAGCTGCCGGATGTCACCACAACCCAGAAAAAGCTGTTGAACGAATACCTGCCAAAAGGCTACAAATACGATTTATAA
- a CDS encoding TIM barrel protein, which yields MRSNDRQLQLGMHTYTLHLSGLGESWGFDSTHAFEKAINLMQLMDLAVEWGLDGLHITNVDLETLDAGHLAEVKAAAEAHGLYLEYNVSFDAPCDPRVNSTVRDALVNAKAMGADLVKFSLDIERPKPLYGTCFHPDVMAQLAKRYHAFEENIPLMEELGLQVSIENHCDTYADEVIWLVKQLNHPSIGACLDTINSLCVLEGPEACAEKMAPYANCCHFCDNKLVIDPDGTHSIGVAIGDGDIDCAKILKMLKEQAPLERITFEVEYEIGEDTLEVAREKEIEACKKSIAYLRDVLKLGVRGR from the coding sequence ATGAGATCAAATGACCGACAATTACAATTAGGGATGCACACCTACACCCTGCACCTCAGCGGACTTGGCGAAAGCTGGGGCTTTGATTCCACCCACGCCTTTGAAAAAGCCATCAACCTGATGCAGCTCATGGACCTGGCCGTGGAATGGGGCCTGGACGGTCTCCACATCACCAACGTGGATCTGGAAACCCTGGACGCGGGGCACCTGGCGGAGGTAAAGGCCGCCGCCGAGGCCCACGGGCTTTACCTGGAATACAACGTGTCCTTTGACGCCCCCTGCGACCCGCGCGTCAACTCCACAGTGCGCGACGCGCTGGTTAACGCAAAGGCCATGGGCGCAGATCTGGTCAAGTTCAGCCTGGATATTGAACGGCCAAAGCCGTTGTACGGCACCTGCTTCCACCCGGACGTCATGGCCCAGCTGGCAAAGCGCTACCATGCGTTTGAAGAAAACATTCCGCTCATGGAGGAGCTGGGGCTTCAGGTTTCCATCGAAAACCACTGCGATACCTATGCCGACGAGGTGATCTGGCTGGTCAAACAGCTGAACCATCCGAGTATTGGGGCATGCCTGGATACCATCAACTCACTGTGTGTGCTGGAGGGCCCGGAGGCCTGCGCAGAAAAGATGGCGCCCTATGCGAACTGCTGCCATTTCTGCGACAATAAGCTGGTCATTGACCCAGATGGCACACACTCCATCGGTGTAGCCATCGGCGACGGCGATATCGACTGCGCGAAAATCCTGAAAATGCTCAAAGAGCAGGCGCCTCTGGAACGCATCACCTTTGAGGTTGAGTACGAGATCGGGGAGGATACGCTGGAGGTCGCCCGTGAAAAGGAAATTGAGGCCTGCAAAAAAAGCATCGCTTACCTGCGCGATGTATTGAAGCTGGGCGTCCGCGGACGCTAA
- a CDS encoding trimethylamine methyltransferase family protein encodes MKAYERFISKNDVLKIHENSLDILETVGMEFDHDEACEVFKTHGAKIDGHRVFIPRKMVEEALKLARPSFEYTSHKCTKTVGKGSKLFVPLAGYIYNNDHGKIRKCTNRDYVEQFILSETSDVINVSNCNFMIETDHLTDAQRRFGSIAIMLRYSKKMTLFIRPNPLKDPAEKMRAICRELFQFTRRFEGVSKDKICGLGLTTTLTPLSMHFAPVEMIFTCCEENQALLITSVPMPKMTVPGSMAGELAVSNAEVLGGYVLAKLLNPEVAVVYGNTPASANLHTLQLSIGSAETALGVYATAGLADLYNLPFRTGGSLADSKTCDFQAGCETTLITQATVDADTDVVLHGAGCLGQFNVGSAEKFVLDEDVIRYALRIKEGINCEDKRFCRDEIEKIGPKGSFLMGRTPKMFREEFVVPHLFNKEDPLSWQNNGNKDILEAAREHIKKRIEAFTPPDITKEQQKILEPYLPPEFKERIN; translated from the coding sequence TTGAAAGCATATGAAAGATTTATTTCAAAGAATGATGTTCTGAAAATCCATGAGAATAGTTTGGATATTTTAGAAACAGTAGGCATGGAATTTGACCACGATGAAGCCTGTGAAGTGTTTAAAACGCATGGCGCGAAGATTGATGGTCATAGGGTTTTTATTCCCAGAAAAATGGTTGAGGAAGCACTTAAGCTTGCAAGGCCAAGTTTTGAGTATACGAGCCATAAGTGCACGAAAACGGTCGGTAAGGGGTCAAAGCTTTTTGTTCCACTGGCCGGATATATTTATAATAATGACCATGGTAAAATTCGTAAATGTACGAACCGGGATTATGTTGAGCAGTTTATTCTGTCTGAAACAAGCGATGTTATCAATGTGTCTAACTGTAATTTTATGATCGAAACCGATCATTTAACGGACGCGCAAAGGCGTTTTGGCTCCATTGCCATTATGCTCAGGTATTCAAAAAAAATGACTTTATTTATCAGGCCAAATCCGCTTAAGGATCCGGCTGAGAAAATGCGGGCGATCTGCAGAGAGCTGTTTCAGTTTACGCGCCGCTTCGAAGGAGTGTCAAAAGATAAAATCTGTGGCCTTGGACTGACAACGACGCTGACACCGCTGAGCATGCACTTTGCTCCGGTCGAGATGATTTTCACCTGCTGCGAAGAAAATCAGGCGCTTTTGATAACCAGCGTGCCAATGCCTAAAATGACAGTACCGGGCTCTATGGCAGGAGAGCTTGCGGTCAGCAACGCAGAAGTTTTAGGCGGCTATGTGCTGGCAAAGCTTCTGAACCCAGAGGTTGCTGTTGTCTATGGGAATACACCCGCTTCTGCCAATCTGCACACCCTGCAGCTGTCAATCGGTTCTGCTGAAACGGCCCTTGGTGTCTATGCGACCGCCGGTCTGGCTGATCTTTATAATCTGCCCTTCAGGACAGGCGGAAGTCTGGCCGACTCAAAAACATGTGATTTTCAGGCAGGATGTGAAACAACCCTGATCACACAGGCAACTGTGGATGCGGATACGGATGTTGTTCTTCATGGTGCTGGATGCCTGGGACAGTTTAATGTTGGCAGCGCAGAGAAATTTGTTTTGGATGAAGATGTCATCCGCTACGCGCTTCGGATAAAAGAAGGTATAAATTGTGAGGACAAGCGGTTTTGCCGAGATGAAATTGAAAAGATCGGCCCGAAAGGGAGCTTTCTGATGGGAAGAACCCCTAAAATGTTCCGCGAGGAGTTTGTCGTGCCGCACCTGTTCAATAAAGAAGATCCGTTGAGCTGGCAAAACAACGGCAATAAAGACATCCTGGAAGCCGCAAGAGAGCATATTAAGAAACGTATTGAAGCATTTACGCCACCGGACATCACAAAAGAACAGCAGAAGATATTAGAGCCTTATTTGCCACCGGAATTCAAAGAACGCATTAATTAA
- a CDS encoding MFS transporter: protein MKITGKKRWVVLALVSLLGGIMVYVPFLRYNYYDQMITVFTQFKPIVSESYAHEFIGDIGLWFGIFSVLIYPVGGILADKFSERNLLVIGAAIMGLASFWYGLVPGSTEIMIIHILYGIGTSIFIWSAYLKVVRKLGTDAEQGRMYSTSEFVRAIVGTAIGFFGAGLLNKAIFPGTGVDPQVLGQQWQLMLFFNGALFIILGILIFILVPRKITGAEESNETVQEGFSMKSIVTVLKMPGTWLLALLIFFCFSFTSAGAGYLGTYTTNILGISETQASNFAVIRNYIIAGLSTLAIGFIADKIGSKVKTLGIYLVLATVMAVVMILTKDATMMCIVVTFVFATVYTGMRGIYFATLSEVGIPLSLTGVATGIISLICYTPDIYFAKLAGSWLDAYGNAGYDFIWYWAIGCGILGIITAIVTLAYAKKLQSRKEKPAENTAADME, encoded by the coding sequence ATGAAAATAACTGGAAAAAAGAGATGGGTGGTCCTGGCGCTGGTGTCGCTGCTCGGCGGTATTATGGTCTATGTACCGTTTTTACGCTACAATTACTATGACCAGATGATCACTGTTTTCACACAGTTTAAGCCCATTGTATCCGAATCCTACGCCCATGAGTTCATCGGTGATATCGGCCTGTGGTTTGGGATCTTCTCGGTATTGATCTACCCGGTCGGGGGAATTCTGGCAGACAAGTTCAGCGAGCGCAATCTGCTGGTCATCGGCGCGGCCATCATGGGCCTGGCCTCCTTCTGGTACGGCCTTGTGCCCGGCAGCACAGAGATCATGATCATCCATATTCTCTACGGCATCGGCACCAGCATTTTCATCTGGTCGGCTTACCTGAAGGTTGTCCGTAAGCTTGGGACAGATGCCGAGCAGGGCAGAATGTACTCCACGTCGGAGTTTGTACGGGCCATTGTCGGGACAGCCATCGGTTTCTTTGGCGCAGGCCTTTTAAACAAGGCGATTTTTCCTGGGACGGGCGTCGATCCGCAGGTTCTGGGGCAGCAGTGGCAGCTGATGCTGTTCTTTAACGGCGCGCTGTTCATCATCCTGGGAATTCTGATTTTTATTCTTGTGCCGCGGAAGATTACCGGGGCGGAGGAGAGCAACGAGACGGTTCAGGAGGGCTTCAGTATGAAGAGTATTGTCACTGTTCTGAAAATGCCGGGCACCTGGCTGCTGGCGCTGCTGATTTTCTTCTGCTTTTCCTTTACCTCTGCGGGCGCGGGCTATCTCGGCACATACACCACCAATATTCTCGGCATTTCGGAAACGCAGGCCAGCAACTTTGCGGTTATCCGCAATTACATCATCGCCGGACTCTCCACTCTGGCCATCGGGTTCATCGCGGATAAGATCGGCTCAAAGGTTAAAACCCTGGGCATCTACCTGGTGCTGGCCACCGTCATGGCGGTTGTCATGATTCTGACCAAGGACGCGACCATGATGTGCATTGTCGTCACCTTTGTGTTTGCCACGGTTTATACCGGGATGCGGGGCATCTATTTCGCAACCCTGAGCGAGGTCGGGATTCCGCTGTCTCTCACCGGCGTGGCGACCGGGATCATCTCACTGATCTGCTACACCCCGGACATTTACTTCGCCAAGCTTGCCGGCTCCTGGCTGGACGCCTACGGCAACGCGGGCTATGATTTTATCTGGTATTGGGCCATTGGCTGCGGAATCCTGGGGATCATCACAGCCATCGTCACTCTGGCTTACGCTAAAAAGCTGCAGTCCAGGAAGGAAAAGCCGGCTGAAAATACAGCGGCAGATATGGAATAG
- a CDS encoding BCCT family transporter: MSGKNKEKSVWQEVDKRVLIPGGICLLLVVVAGAVFPTQFETALSVCVDWIMAHFKWLYIVCVCAITVVCFWLIFSKYGNIRLGGKKAKPSFSIFTWCTLSLTGTIAVGICFYGVSGPVNAFMNPPEFLNVAPGSPEAVIPSLKYCFLHYGIPPYFLMVFFAMILALVYYNGKRDLRGSSTLFPLIGEKSKTWIGGIANILMVVCLIVCGTNMGLAVIQLNAGIGTVAGMSETPSFEVTLIIVYTVATVIFATSGAHKLMGRLSNINAVCYAVILVFVILATSANETFTLLFTALGEFVRDFIPMITFGDPVYQTGWQSSNSMFYYAWNLVPALMQALFYVSIAYGRTLRQFLLVNCLLPCTVVFTWYAAFGGNAMMGILNGSGLFDQMQQFGDGIATFAFLDTLPLGAVMKWVFIIVAMMTFITFSDSVAYSFPMLLMKKTSTDISMTKIPKALNAAVAIFMGALTMVLLFVGGYDALNQVIVALGFPAVIFTIIVLIAGVKFILHRDRYDATYIEEMEEEKQKEYMEPLNK, encoded by the coding sequence ATGTCAGGTAAAAATAAAGAAAAGAGTGTTTGGCAGGAAGTCGATAAGCGTGTGCTCATACCCGGAGGCATCTGTCTGCTCCTGGTCGTTGTGGCCGGGGCGGTATTCCCCACGCAGTTTGAGACAGCGCTGAGCGTCTGCGTGGACTGGATCATGGCGCATTTTAAATGGCTCTATATCGTCTGTGTCTGCGCCATTACGGTGGTCTGCTTCTGGTTGATTTTCAGCAAATACGGCAATATCCGGCTCGGCGGAAAAAAGGCCAAGCCAAGCTTCAGCATTTTTACCTGGTGTACCCTGTCCCTCACCGGCACCATCGCCGTGGGCATCTGTTTTTACGGCGTGTCCGGCCCGGTCAACGCCTTCATGAACCCGCCGGAATTTCTGAACGTGGCGCCCGGCAGTCCCGAGGCGGTGATCCCCAGCTTAAAGTACTGCTTTCTGCACTACGGCATCCCCCCGTACTTTTTGATGGTCTTTTTTGCCATGATCCTGGCCCTTGTCTATTACAATGGAAAACGGGACCTGCGGGGCAGCTCCACCCTTTTCCCGCTCATCGGCGAAAAGTCTAAAACCTGGATCGGCGGCATCGCCAATATTCTGATGGTGGTGTGCCTCATTGTCTGCGGGACCAATATGGGGCTCGCGGTCATTCAGCTGAACGCGGGCATTGGGACAGTGGCCGGGATGAGCGAGACGCCAAGCTTCGAGGTTACGCTGATCATTGTCTATACTGTGGCCACCGTGATCTTTGCCACCTCCGGGGCCCATAAGCTCATGGGGCGTTTGAGCAATATCAATGCGGTCTGCTACGCCGTGATTCTCGTTTTTGTCATACTGGCCACAAGCGCCAATGAAACCTTTACCCTGCTCTTCACAGCCCTCGGCGAATTTGTGCGGGATTTTATTCCCATGATCACCTTCGGCGACCCGGTCTACCAGACTGGCTGGCAGAGCAGCAACTCCATGTTTTATTATGCCTGGAACCTGGTGCCGGCGCTCATGCAGGCCCTGTTCTATGTCAGTATCGCCTACGGGCGCACCCTGCGCCAGTTTTTGCTGGTCAACTGCCTGCTGCCCTGTACGGTTGTGTTTACCTGGTACGCCGCCTTTGGCGGAAACGCCATGATGGGCATTTTAAACGGCAGCGGCCTGTTTGACCAGATGCAGCAGTTCGGCGACGGCATTGCCACCTTTGCCTTTTTAGATACCCTGCCCCTGGGCGCAGTCATGAAGTGGGTCTTTATCATTGTCGCCATGATGACCTTTATCACCTTCTCGGACTCTGTGGCCTACTCCTTCCCCATGCTTCTGATGAAAAAAACATCGACGGATATCTCAATGACCAAAATTCCCAAAGCCTTAAACGCAGCGGTTGCCATCTTCATGGGCGCACTGACCATGGTGCTGCTCTTTGTCGGCGGCTATGACGCCCTCAACCAGGTCATCGTCGCGCTGGGATTTCCAGCGGTTATCTTTACGATCATTGTGCTCATCGCCGGTGTGAAGTTTATCCTGCACCGCGATCGTTATGACGCGACTTATATTGAGGAGATGGAGGAGGAGAAGCAGAAGGAATACATGGAACCTCTAAACAAATAA